Proteins encoded by one window of Vibrio panuliri:
- the rpoD gene encoding RNA polymerase sigma factor RpoD: MDQNPQSQLKQLVIKGKEQGYLTYAEVNDHLPAEIVDSEQVEDIIQMINDMGIRVVETAPDADDLALNDDDTITDEDAAEAAAAALSSVESEIGRTTDPVRMYMREMGTVELLTREGEIDIAKRIEDGINQVQNAVAEYPGTIPYILEQFDKIQAEELRLTDLITGFVDPDADETAAPTATHIGSELQESDLDDEDDDIDEEEDGDDDDSDDSEEDTGIDPEVALEKFTALRNTFQNYQLAVNEHGQESPKAQIAHELVLDVFKEFRLTPKQFDYLVEELRTSMERVRTQERLIMKATVEYGKMPKKSFITLFTGNESTEAWLDEILASDKPYADKIKLSEEDIRRSITKLRMIEEETSLTVQSIKDISRRMSIGEAKARRAKKEMVEANLRLVISIAKKYTNRGLQFLDLIQEGNIGLMKAVDKFEYRRGYKFSTYATWWIRQAITRSIADQARTIRIPVHMIETINKLNRISRQMLQEMGREPLPEELAERMQMPEDKIRKVLKIAKEPISMETPIGDDEDSHLGDFIEDTTLELPLDSATATSLKAATKDVLAGLTPREAKVLRMRFGIDMNTDHTLEEVGKQFDVTRERIRQIEAKALRKLRHPSRSETLRSFLDE, translated from the coding sequence ATGGATCAAAATCCGCAGTCACAGCTAAAACAACTTGTCATTAAAGGCAAGGAACAAGGCTATCTGACCTACGCAGAAGTTAACGACCACCTGCCAGCAGAAATCGTAGATTCTGAGCAGGTTGAAGACATCATTCAGATGATTAATGACATGGGTATCCGAGTGGTGGAAACTGCTCCGGACGCTGATGATCTTGCGCTAAATGATGATGACACCATTACCGATGAAGATGCAGCAGAAGCTGCAGCGGCAGCGCTTTCAAGCGTAGAAAGCGAAATCGGTCGAACCACAGACCCAGTGCGCATGTACATGCGTGAAATGGGTACGGTTGAACTACTAACTCGCGAAGGCGAAATCGACATCGCGAAGCGTATCGAAGATGGTATCAACCAAGTACAAAACGCCGTTGCGGAATACCCAGGCACCATCCCATACATCTTAGAGCAGTTTGATAAGATTCAAGCAGAAGAACTTCGTTTGACAGATCTTATCACTGGCTTTGTCGATCCTGATGCTGATGAAACGGCAGCACCAACGGCGACACACATCGGTTCTGAACTTCAAGAGTCTGATCTTGATGATGAAGATGACGATATCGATGAAGAAGAAGATGGTGATGATGACGATTCTGATGACTCTGAAGAAGATACTGGTATCGACCCAGAAGTTGCATTAGAGAAGTTTACTGCACTGCGTAATACTTTCCAGAACTACCAATTAGCGGTCAATGAGCACGGTCAAGAAAGCCCGAAAGCTCAAATCGCTCACGAGTTGGTTCTAGACGTATTCAAAGAGTTCCGTCTAACACCTAAGCAATTTGACTACCTAGTCGAAGAGTTGCGCACTTCTATGGAACGTGTACGTACTCAAGAGCGCCTAATCATGAAGGCGACCGTTGAATACGGCAAAATGCCTAAGAAGTCATTCATTACACTATTTACGGGTAATGAATCGACTGAAGCATGGTTAGATGAAATCCTTGCGTCTGATAAACCATACGCAGACAAGATCAAGCTAAGTGAAGAGGACATTCGTCGTTCTATCACTAAGCTACGCATGATTGAAGAAGAGACGTCTTTGACTGTTCAAAGCATCAAAGACATCAGCCGTCGCATGTCTATCGGTGAAGCAAAAGCTCGCCGTGCGAAGAAAGAGATGGTTGAAGCGAACTTACGTCTAGTAATCTCGATTGCGAAGAAATACACCAACCGTGGTCTACAGTTCTTGGATCTAATCCAAGAAGGTAACATCGGTCTAATGAAAGCCGTTGATAAGTTTGAGTACCGTCGTGGTTACAAGTTCTCAACTTACGCAACTTGGTGGATTCGTCAGGCGATTACTCGTTCAATCGCAGACCAAGCTCGTACTATTCGTATTCCGGTACACATGATCGAAACGATCAACAAGCTAAACCGTATCTCGCGTCAAATGCTACAAGAGATGGGTCGTGAGCCGTTACCGGAAGAACTGGCAGAACGTATGCAGATGCCAGAAGATAAGATCCGTAAAGTACTGAAGATCGCAAAAGAGCCTATCTCAATGGAGACACCAATCGGTGACGACGAAGATTCGCATCTAGGCGACTTTATCGAGGATACCACTCTAGAACTACCACTAGACTCAGCAACGGCAACAAGCCTAAAAGCTGCGACTAAAGATGTTCTAGCAGGTCTAACACCTCGTGAAGCTAAAGTACTGCGTATGCGCTTTGGTATCGACATGAACACTGACCACACTCTAGAAGAAGTGGGCAAACAGTTCGATGTTACCCGTGAGCGTATTCGTCAGATCGAAGCGAAAGCATTGCGTAAACTACGTCACCCAAGCCGCTCAGAAACTCTGCGCAGCTTCCTTGACGAGTAA
- a CDS encoding site-specific integrase, with the protein MATLVKTTSGTWKAVIRKTGWPTTSKTFRLKRDAEDWARRTEDEIVRGVYIKRSSSERLTIEEALKRYLAEISPTKRPATAACDARHSKPIIKALGKYSLAALTPEIIAKYRDDRLAGLDRCDARGNSAPKPRSPNTVRIDLALLSHLYNIAIKEWGIGLAINPVQNIRKPSPPSGRERRLTEEEELQLLEAVEAHTNPMLAWIVRIALETGMRSSEITSLRRSQVDLKKRVVFLVETKNTMPRTVPLSLLVLEFFKQAINNPVRPIDTDLIFFGEPGKDGKRRPYNFNKVWMKIKAKIGLKDFKFHDLRHESVSRLVEGGLSDQQVAAISGHKSMQMLRRYTHLRAEDLVEELDAIAKGKKA; encoded by the coding sequence ATGGCAACTTTAGTTAAAACTACTTCAGGTACTTGGAAAGCCGTTATTCGAAAAACCGGCTGGCCGACGACGTCCAAAACTTTTCGTCTCAAACGCGATGCCGAGGATTGGGCAAGACGCACTGAAGATGAAATTGTGCGTGGCGTGTATATAAAACGTTCCTCGTCTGAACGACTCACCATTGAAGAAGCATTAAAACGCTACCTGGCAGAAATCTCACCGACCAAACGACCGGCGACCGCTGCCTGTGATGCAAGACATTCCAAACCGATTATCAAAGCCCTGGGGAAATATTCCCTGGCCGCCCTGACGCCCGAAATCATTGCCAAGTATCGAGACGACCGGTTAGCTGGCCTAGACCGTTGCGACGCCAGAGGTAACTCGGCCCCTAAGCCACGCTCACCTAACACCGTGCGCATTGACCTGGCCCTGCTCAGTCACCTGTACAACATTGCGATTAAAGAATGGGGCATCGGCCTGGCAATTAACCCAGTCCAGAATATTCGTAAGCCCTCCCCGCCTTCTGGCCGGGAACGACGCTTAACTGAGGAAGAAGAGTTACAGCTCCTGGAAGCCGTTGAGGCGCACACCAACCCGATGCTGGCCTGGATTGTTCGTATCGCGCTGGAAACCGGTATGCGTTCTTCTGAAATCACTTCTCTGCGCCGCTCTCAGGTTGATTTGAAAAAGCGTGTGGTTTTCCTGGTCGAAACCAAAAACACCATGCCGAGAACCGTTCCGCTTTCTCTCCTGGTGTTAGAATTCTTTAAGCAGGCGATTAATAATCCGGTACGGCCCATTGATACCGACCTGATTTTCTTTGGCGAACCAGGCAAAGACGGCAAGCGACGCCCGTACAACTTCAACAAAGTGTGGATGAAGATTAAAGCCAAGATTGGCCTGAAGGATTTTAAATTCCACGACCTGCGCCACGAGAGCGTCAGCCGCTTGGTTGAAGGTGGGCTAAGTGATCAGCAAGTCGCCGCCATCAGCGGCCACAAATCGATGCAGATGCTACGCCGCTACACGCACCTCAGAGCCGAAGACCTGGTTGAAGAGCTGGACGCGATTGCGAAAGGGAAAAAGGCTTAG
- a CDS encoding TIR domain-containing protein, whose product MFKGFELTLSESDFLANSGRYSALLRKRQEKIVDTFNEVLLSDGKIDADKIIEEWFPSGQYHVFISHSHKDLELAEQLANWLYEKFKLTSFLDSHVWGYANNLLKDLNEKYARHGEETYAYEPAISNAAHVYLMLSTALAEAIDKSECLFFINTENALENMQIKGSQEESRTASPWIMHELKTSAMIRRRYSSDREESLLESAGLESLEKSASFSFSVPTEHLLKLDKSNLSKWVEDCGVEYDTGSLSQWIQCIRNEKKEFDALDVLYTFSMIDEDR is encoded by the coding sequence ATGTTTAAAGGCTTCGAGCTTACTTTGAGTGAGTCGGATTTCTTGGCAAATTCCGGGCGGTATAGTGCATTGCTTAGAAAGAGGCAGGAAAAAATAGTCGACACGTTTAATGAGGTCTTGCTTAGTGATGGGAAAATTGATGCGGACAAAATCATAGAAGAATGGTTTCCATCAGGACAGTATCACGTGTTTATTTCTCATTCTCATAAAGATTTAGAGTTGGCAGAGCAATTAGCAAACTGGCTGTATGAGAAGTTTAAATTGACTTCATTTTTGGACTCTCATGTATGGGGGTACGCAAATAACTTACTGAAAGATTTGAATGAAAAATACGCTAGACATGGAGAAGAAACTTATGCATATGAGCCTGCAATTTCTAATGCAGCTCACGTTTACTTAATGCTATCAACGGCATTAGCAGAGGCAATCGACAAGTCCGAGTGTTTATTTTTTATTAATACAGAAAATGCCCTCGAAAACATGCAGATAAAAGGTAGCCAGGAAGAGTCAAGAACCGCCTCGCCATGGATTATGCATGAGTTAAAAACGTCCGCTATGATCCGTCGGCGCTATAGTTCAGATAGAGAAGAGAGTTTATTGGAAAGCGCTGGTCTCGAATCGCTGGAAAAAAGTGCTAGCTTTTCTTTTTCAGTGCCTACAGAACATCTGCTTAAATTAGATAAAAGTAACTTATCGAAGTGGGTAGAAGATTGTGGCGTGGAGTACGATACTGGCAGTTTAAGCCAATGGATTCAATGTATTCGCAACGAAAAGAAAGAGTTCGATGCGCTAGATGTTCTATATACTTTTTCTATGATTGACGAGGACAGGTAA
- a CDS encoding AbiV family abortive infection protein, whose protein sequence is MSLNIDQIDEYMQALVTNAKALIRESELLFKKKAYARSFTLSHIAREELAKCQILYAAGRRVIAGIDVNWKQTMKRLRDHKSKLNQETVSNAALCFIGGNEQVYNDAMRSFKASSDLRNEYKNNSLYVGVSTDGKISCPERVIDMARAQRNLELARFAYTEEINFQAKVGKLSKMDPTQLPDISKVDSMTHSDHKAILQAASDILQKTPKK, encoded by the coding sequence ATGTCGCTTAATATCGATCAAATCGACGAGTATATGCAAGCGTTAGTAACCAACGCAAAAGCACTCATTCGAGAGTCTGAGTTACTTTTTAAGAAAAAAGCGTATGCCCGTTCTTTTACTTTGTCTCATATAGCGAGGGAAGAACTTGCCAAATGCCAAATTCTTTATGCAGCTGGGCGTAGAGTAATTGCTGGTATTGATGTTAATTGGAAGCAAACCATGAAACGCCTTAGAGACCATAAGTCCAAATTGAACCAAGAAACTGTAAGCAACGCAGCGTTGTGCTTTATCGGCGGAAATGAGCAAGTTTACAATGATGCAATGCGGTCATTTAAGGCTTCTTCAGATTTGCGTAATGAATACAAAAACAACTCTTTATATGTCGGTGTATCCACTGATGGAAAGATTTCATGTCCAGAACGTGTGATAGATATGGCAAGAGCCCAACGTAATTTAGAGTTAGCTCGTTTTGCTTATACAGAAGAAATCAATTTTCAAGCTAAGGTCGGAAAATTATCGAAAATGGATCCTACGCAATTACCAGACATCTCTAAAGTGGACTCAATGACGCATAGTGATCACAAAGCAATATTGCAGGCAGCCTCAGATATTCTTCAGAAGACTCCTAAAAAGTGA
- a CDS encoding MerR family transcriptional regulator translates to MTTEEWLYSKYGNSPLLSFTQVAEILHRSPEGLRITLRTNCDLANKLKPNRLKIGRRVYFKVSDIANLIDQATPDNMEA, encoded by the coding sequence ATGACTACTGAAGAATGGTTATACAGTAAATACGGAAATTCACCGCTGCTTTCGTTTACTCAAGTCGCAGAGATCCTGCATCGCAGCCCTGAAGGATTGAGAATTACTCTTCGCACGAACTGCGATTTAGCCAACAAGCTAAAACCCAATCGACTCAAAATAGGCAGACGCGTGTACTTCAAAGTCTCCGATATCGCCAACTTAATTGACCAGGCTACCCCGGACAATATGGAGGCTTGA
- a CDS encoding TraK family protein: MSDYVKELQAWIIQRQPNTRRPTKQEVLATFLGVQSFVEESIEAGYSLKTVWEYLTEQKYISFRYETFLRYVKQYITTVPKPSTTDKPAKEKQNVSRKISGFSLDAKPNKQDLI, translated from the coding sequence ATGTCGGATTACGTCAAAGAGCTGCAAGCCTGGATTATTCAGCGCCAGCCTAATACTCGCCGTCCCACCAAGCAGGAAGTCCTTGCAACCTTCCTTGGCGTTCAATCCTTCGTCGAGGAAAGCATAGAGGCCGGATATAGCCTCAAAACCGTTTGGGAGTACCTGACGGAGCAGAAATATATCTCGTTCCGCTATGAAACATTTCTGCGCTACGTAAAGCAGTACATCACGACAGTCCCCAAGCCCAGCACAACCGATAAGCCAGCGAAAGAGAAGCAAAACGTTTCGCGTAAAATCAGTGGATTTTCGCTTGATGCCAAGCCCAATAAGCAGGACTTGATATGA
- the traJ gene encoding conjugal transfer transcriptional regulator TraJ, translating into MNHSQKVTRKNTTPIKVYCLPEERERIEANAKQAGLSVSTYLRRIGQGRQVKSVVDSEQVRELVKVNGDLGRLGGLLKLWLTNDVKAAQIGVPTIKAVLNRIDTTKDQMSTIMESVLRQR; encoded by the coding sequence ATGAATCATTCACAGAAAGTCACCAGAAAGAATACGACGCCAATCAAAGTCTATTGCCTGCCGGAAGAGCGTGAACGGATTGAAGCCAACGCCAAACAAGCCGGGCTGAGCGTATCCACTTATCTGCGCAGAATTGGTCAGGGACGCCAAGTGAAAAGCGTCGTCGATTCTGAGCAAGTGCGGGAACTGGTTAAGGTAAACGGCGATCTTGGCCGTCTTGGCGGTTTACTCAAACTCTGGCTGACCAACGATGTTAAAGCCGCGCAAATCGGTGTGCCGACCATCAAGGCCGTGCTGAACCGGATTGATACCACCAAAGATCAAATGAGCACCATCATGGAGTCGGTCCTGCGCCAAAGGTGA
- a CDS encoding relaxase/mobilization nuclease domain-containing protein: MIVKHIPMRSTHKSDFAGLIDYLTDAQSKEHRLGHVKLTNCHADSVRDAISEVLATQQSNTRAKNDKTYHLIISFRAGEQLAQNVLSEIEKRVCDSLGFNGHQRISAVHNDTDNLHIHVAINKIHPTRHIMHEPYAAYRTLAEQCDK, encoded by the coding sequence ATGATTGTTAAACACATTCCGATGCGTTCCACGCACAAATCTGATTTTGCCGGCTTAATTGATTATCTCACCGATGCTCAGAGCAAAGAGCACCGCTTGGGACACGTAAAGCTGACGAACTGCCACGCCGATTCGGTCCGGGATGCAATCAGCGAAGTGCTCGCCACTCAGCAGTCGAACACCCGGGCAAAGAACGATAAAACCTATCACCTGATCATCAGCTTCCGAGCCGGTGAACAGCTTGCTCAGAACGTGCTTTCAGAGATTGAAAAACGTGTGTGTGACAGCCTTGGATTTAACGGACATCAACGTATCAGCGCCGTTCACAACGACACGGACAACCTGCATATCCATGTTGCCATTAATAAGATTCATCCCACGCGCCACATCATGCATGAACCGTATGCCGCCTATCGAACCTTGGCCGAACAATGTGATAAGTAG
- a CDS encoding thymidylate synthase produces MKILEKVLTEGTCLSTRNGDALTIYDASLILHNPRSRHLSLLGRKNNIFSTFAEAMWVLAGDNRIEPYLKFFLPRAPKYSDDGVVWRAAYGERLYAHGQLENVINQFKKDGIFTRRAVLSLYMPDRDTDESLKNVYNLQNSVDIPCNNLIHFFVTPDKKLNIKIIQRSGDLIFGISNINIFEFSLLQEIVVSVLQNEVDSEIKVGYLHQSVTNLHIYKKRIEQAKDIYNNKEKQQTNILNNDEIKFPNSLPKIKSLFIDIVEFFNTLITENHNKERIPEEVKILEGIFDKYCVEKEKKLLWGYAEAVSIIYTSRKIQSTHCDKK; encoded by the coding sequence ATGAAAATCCTAGAAAAGGTACTCACTGAAGGCACCTGCCTATCAACGAGGAACGGAGATGCTTTAACCATCTATGATGCTAGTTTGATCTTACATAATCCAAGATCAAGGCATCTAAGTCTATTGGGCAGGAAAAACAATATCTTTTCCACTTTTGCTGAAGCTATGTGGGTTCTCGCTGGTGATAACCGAATTGAACCATATCTAAAGTTTTTTCTCCCAAGAGCACCTAAATATTCAGATGACGGAGTAGTTTGGCGCGCAGCCTATGGAGAAAGGCTATATGCTCATGGGCAACTAGAGAATGTCATAAATCAATTCAAAAAAGATGGCATTTTCACACGACGAGCCGTCCTTAGTTTATACATGCCTGACAGAGACACAGACGAAAGTCTAAAGAATGTATATAACTTACAAAACAGTGTAGATATTCCTTGCAATAACTTAATACATTTCTTCGTTACTCCGGACAAAAAATTAAATATAAAGATCATACAAAGAAGTGGGGATCTTATATTTGGTATAAGTAATATCAATATTTTTGAATTTAGTCTACTTCAAGAAATAGTAGTATCAGTTTTACAAAACGAAGTAGATAGTGAAATTAAAGTTGGATATTTACATCAATCAGTAACAAATCTACACATATATAAAAAAAGAATAGAACAAGCCAAAGATATATATAATAACAAGGAGAAACAACAAACCAATATACTAAACAATGACGAAATAAAATTCCCTAACTCACTACCTAAAATAAAGTCATTATTCATTGATATAGTTGAATTTTTTAATACTCTCATTACAGAAAACCATAATAAAGAAAGAATTCCAGAAGAAGTTAAGATTTTAGAAGGTATTTTTGACAAGTATTGCGTAGAGAAAGAAAAAAAACTACTTTGGGGATACGCAGAAGCGGTTTCTATCATATATACATCAAGAAAAATTCAATCAACCCATTGTGATAAAAAATGA
- a CDS encoding P-loop NTPase family protein: protein MKIAFMGVSGSGKDFLARYLIDEHKFIRLSFSDQLKKLANHIYPWMEKDYFPEEKTLPINITLPTGESIKHTPRDIWLHLNKLREIEDRIFIRMLSEELINLEERYKENQNIIITDIRSNEEFIWCKNNGFIVVYIERSNNNYEKYDIDKYINLNKSKTDYQFINNEDGMGNFKTFIEEVLSSGY from the coding sequence ATGAAAATTGCATTCATGGGAGTGTCCGGAAGTGGTAAAGATTTTCTAGCTAGATATCTAATAGATGAACATAAATTCATTAGATTATCTTTCAGTGATCAATTGAAAAAACTAGCCAACCACATTTACCCATGGATGGAAAAGGACTATTTTCCCGAAGAAAAAACGTTACCAATAAACATTACATTGCCCACTGGTGAGTCAATCAAACACACCCCAAGAGACATTTGGCTACATCTTAATAAACTCAGAGAAATAGAAGATAGAATATTCATCAGAATGCTATCAGAAGAATTAATTAACTTGGAAGAGAGATACAAAGAAAATCAAAACATAATCATTACTGATATAAGATCTAACGAAGAATTTATATGGTGTAAGAATAATGGATTCATAGTAGTTTACATAGAAAGAAGTAACAATAATTATGAAAAATATGACATTGACAAATATATAAATTTAAATAAATCAAAAACGGATTATCAGTTTATAAATAATGAAGATGGAATGGGTAATTTTAAAACCTTCATAGAAGAGGTGTTATCTAGTGGATATTAA
- a CDS encoding nucleotide kinase domain-containing protein, with protein sequence MDIKNDQLFCNVRERKIKNSKPVLNDSVIREWFHHQRERTSIYYKKILCLPPYWTDDEILKNYKFVNTKRTWDRETKWLLKNIINNHSVSYDNKILNSFLFRVINKSDTLREINAPFDFFKNEHQIH encoded by the coding sequence GTGGATATTAAAAATGATCAGCTCTTCTGTAATGTAAGAGAAAGGAAGATAAAAAACTCTAAACCAGTTTTAAATGATAGTGTTATTCGAGAATGGTTTCATCATCAAAGGGAGAGAACATCAATCTATTACAAAAAAATACTTTGTCTCCCACCTTATTGGACAGATGATGAAATATTGAAAAATTACAAATTTGTAAATACAAAAAGAACTTGGGATAGAGAAACGAAATGGTTGTTAAAAAATATCATCAACAACCATTCAGTAAGCTATGATAACAAAATACTCAACTCATTTTTATTTCGAGTTATAAACAAAAGTGATACTTTAAGAGAAATCAATGCACCATTTGATTTTTTCAAAAATGAACATCAAATACATTAA
- a CDS encoding nucleotide kinase domain-containing protein gives MIKFVFYNQDKIVNGVNVSANQLEVFNHLKSFSGIGNFLAYQIFVDLTYINKFPFTEMNFVVSGPGCERGINWIFSDRDGMNSEECLFWFTLNQNKISEEYKEKWDMDEIFHFLPKEERTYTLMDMENSGACEIDKRCRTKFNNKRPKQKYYYQDNNLKLF, from the coding sequence ATGATAAAATTTGTTTTTTACAACCAAGATAAAATAGTAAATGGCGTAAATGTTTCTGCAAACCAACTAGAAGTATTTAATCACCTAAAGTCATTTTCAGGAATTGGTAATTTTCTCGCCTACCAAATTTTCGTAGACTTAACATATATAAATAAATTTCCTTTTACAGAGATGAATTTTGTCGTATCAGGTCCGGGATGTGAAAGGGGAATAAATTGGATATTTTCCGACAGAGACGGAATGAATAGCGAAGAATGTCTTTTCTGGTTTACTTTAAATCAAAATAAAATATCAGAAGAGTATAAAGAAAAATGGGATATGGATGAAATATTCCACTTTCTCCCCAAAGAAGAAAGAACATATACATTAATGGACATGGAAAATAGCGGTGCATGTGAGATCGATAAAAGATGTCGAACTAAGTTTAATAATAAGAGACCAAAACAAAAATATTATTACCAAGATAATAATTTAAAATTATTTTAA
- a CDS encoding TIR domain-containing protein produces MVKEVKKNVFVSHHHKDDASVDGISRLAAGKGYQLRNSSVRMKPENERRVEEKKVSDRTIARLLRMKMRWASQVIVVIGKETHTRPWVNWEIQAAHQLGKPIIGVYENGLTGNVTLPENLEKYATSIVSWRSDAIINALEGKISFQKPDGTERDNVQGGNVVC; encoded by the coding sequence ATGGTTAAAGAAGTCAAGAAAAATGTTTTTGTGAGCCATCATCACAAAGATGATGCTAGTGTTGATGGAATATCACGTCTAGCAGCAGGAAAAGGTTACCAGTTACGAAATAGTTCTGTAAGAATGAAACCTGAAAACGAGAGACGTGTTGAAGAAAAAAAGGTTAGTGATAGGACTATAGCTCGCTTGCTTAGAATGAAAATGAGATGGGCAAGTCAGGTAATAGTTGTTATAGGGAAAGAAACACATACTAGACCGTGGGTAAACTGGGAAATTCAAGCTGCTCATCAACTTGGAAAACCTATCATTGGTGTGTACGAGAATGGTTTAACAGGAAATGTAACACTACCCGAAAACCTCGAAAAATATGCAACATCTATCGTTTCTTGGAGAAGCGACGCTATTATAAACGCATTAGAAGGAAAAATTAGCTTTCAAAAACCCGATGGTACGGAGCGTGATAATGTACAAGGGGGTAATGTCGTATGCTAA
- a CDS encoding Nmad2 family putative nucleotide modification protein, protein MLIEPSSILYAYAITRDFGFAPNPFHGFCTLATCKPGIRNTAKVGDWILGVGGANLKNAKKKCILLMKVTEKMSFDDYWDDHRFSIKKTSKEWESCSGLR, encoded by the coding sequence ATGCTAATTGAACCTAGCTCTATTCTTTATGCTTATGCAATAACGCGAGATTTTGGTTTCGCCCCTAACCCATTCCATGGTTTTTGTACCTTAGCAACATGTAAACCAGGCATTAGAAACACTGCTAAGGTAGGTGACTGGATACTAGGAGTTGGTGGAGCAAACTTAAAGAACGCGAAAAAGAAGTGCATTCTATTAATGAAAGTTACTGAAAAAATGAGCTTTGATGATTATTGGGATGATCATAGGTTTTCTATAAAAAAAACCAGCAAGGAATGGGAGTCGTGTTCAGGTCTTAGGTGA
- a CDS encoding SIR2 family protein, which translates to MMDLRKKAFLRDLEKELAEENVAVFAGAGMSAGSGFVNWAELLRPIAEELGLDVDKENDLVALAQYHCNDNANNRSQLNQRLIDEFSRKSIETENHRILCRLPIRTYWTTNYDKIIENALEKSGKVSDVKHTNDHLSTTKPKRDAVVYKMHGDVEHASQAVLTKDDYERYHVKMDQYLANLKSDLISKTFIFIGFSFTDPNLDYILSRVRVAYENNQRRHYCFIRNVKKDKNEEEADFEYRKRKQLFFIKDLERFNIKTILVDEYEEITDLLIKLEIKYKSRTIFISGAACEYGDLEEKRSIKVCL; encoded by the coding sequence ATGATGGACTTACGGAAAAAGGCATTTCTAAGAGATTTGGAAAAAGAACTCGCTGAAGAGAATGTTGCTGTTTTTGCTGGAGCTGGAATGTCAGCTGGATCAGGTTTTGTTAATTGGGCCGAACTTCTTCGTCCTATAGCCGAAGAGCTAGGTTTAGATGTTGATAAAGAGAATGATCTCGTTGCTCTTGCTCAATACCATTGCAACGATAACGCTAACAATCGAAGCCAATTAAATCAAAGACTGATAGATGAGTTTTCACGTAAATCTATAGAAACAGAAAATCACCGAATTTTATGCCGCCTACCAATACGGACTTACTGGACAACCAATTACGATAAAATAATCGAAAATGCGCTTGAAAAGTCAGGAAAAGTTTCTGATGTTAAGCACACTAATGATCATTTATCAACAACAAAGCCAAAGCGTGATGCTGTTGTATACAAGATGCATGGTGATGTAGAACATGCAAGCCAAGCTGTATTAACAAAAGATGACTATGAACGCTATCATGTAAAGATGGATCAATATTTGGCCAATCTTAAAAGTGACCTCATCTCTAAAACATTTATATTCATAGGTTTTAGCTTCACCGATCCAAACTTGGATTATATTCTTAGTCGAGTTAGAGTTGCTTACGAAAACAATCAAAGAAGACATTATTGTTTCATTAGAAACGTAAAGAAAGATAAAAATGAGGAAGAAGCAGACTTTGAATACAGAAAAAGAAAACAACTTTTTTTCATCAAAGATTTAGAGAGATTCAATATAAAGACAATTCTTGTAGATGAATATGAAGAAATTACTGATCTTCTTATAAAACTAGAAATAAAATACAAATCAAGAACTATATTCATTTCTGGAGCTGCTTGTGAGTATGGAGATTTAGAAGAAAAAAGAAGCATTAAGGTTTGTCTATGA